Proteins encoded together in one Cytophagia bacterium CHB2 window:
- a CDS encoding MmcQ/YjbR family DNA-binding protein, producing the protein MKHLQRVRRICTALPEVTEKLSHGEPTFFVRKKVFCMFANNHHNDGHVAVWLPAPFGMQEMLIANAPEKFFKPPYVGVRGWIGVELARVSDAELTFHVREAWRQVAPKTLQVMLRAESDKTKKR; encoded by the coding sequence ATGAAACACCTGCAACGCGTGCGCCGCATTTGCACGGCTTTGCCCGAGGTCACCGAAAAGCTTTCTCACGGTGAACCGACTTTTTTCGTGCGGAAGAAAGTTTTTTGCATGTTCGCCAACAATCATCACAATGATGGGCATGTTGCGGTGTGGCTGCCGGCGCCGTTCGGTATGCAAGAAATGTTGATCGCCAACGCGCCGGAAAAATTTTTCAAGCCGCCTTATGTCGGCGTGCGCGGCTGGATCGGCGTGGAGCTTGCCCGCGTGAGCGATGCCGAATTGACATTTCATGTGCGTGAGGCCTGGCGGCAAGTCGCGCCCAAAACCTTGCAGGTCATGCTCAGAGCGGAGTCAGATAAAACCAAAAAGCGATGA
- the hisS gene encoding histidine--tRNA ligase, with amino-acid sequence MINVQPPSGTRDFLAVDLRKRRQVMRVIQDVYESFGFEPLETPSFENLSTLLGKYGEEGDQLLFRILRRGEKLTEALAAQKLTQNDLSDMALRYDLTVPLARVMARYRSQLPKFYKRYQIQPVWRADRPAKGRFREFMQCDVDVCGSTSLVVEAEVLTAACTVLDRLQFDNYKISLNHREVLRGLIEAAGVAAELEATALVAVDKLDKIGQSGVIDELVQRGIATASAQKLLQLLEQTLAISDNQTRLAFLREQMQRPSALAGLEDLRTILELCRDTAAGPRLEINPSLARGLSYYTGAIFEVVVPGVSGSLGGGGRYDGLVGMFAGQEIPACGFSLGLERILLLLDELGKFKDAASTVQIMFANFAETQAEILALANRLRNAGVTCDVYPEPAGLKQQFNYAAARQAQYVAFYGEREKEAGQLRLKRQSDGVELSLAATNLENELQKLVLI; translated from the coding sequence ATGATCAATGTACAACCGCCCAGCGGCACACGCGATTTTCTCGCCGTGGACTTGCGCAAGCGCCGGCAAGTGATGCGCGTGATTCAGGACGTTTATGAGTCGTTCGGCTTTGAGCCGCTGGAAACACCATCATTTGAGAATCTCTCCACGCTGCTGGGCAAATATGGCGAAGAAGGCGATCAGCTCTTGTTTCGCATTCTCCGGCGCGGGGAAAAATTGACGGAAGCGTTGGCCGCTCAAAAGTTAACACAAAACGATTTGAGCGACATGGCGTTGCGCTATGATCTCACCGTGCCGCTGGCGCGCGTGATGGCGCGCTATCGCAGCCAATTGCCAAAATTCTACAAACGCTATCAAATTCAGCCGGTGTGGCGCGCCGACCGGCCGGCGAAGGGCCGCTTTCGCGAGTTCATGCAATGCGATGTGGATGTGTGCGGCAGCACTTCGCTGGTGGTGGAAGCCGAAGTTTTGACGGCAGCCTGCACGGTGTTGGATCGTTTGCAATTCGATAATTACAAAATCAGCCTCAATCATCGCGAAGTGTTGCGCGGCTTAATCGAAGCCGCGGGCGTTGCCGCGGAATTGGAAGCGACCGCATTGGTGGCCGTGGACAAACTCGATAAAATTGGGCAATCCGGTGTGATAGATGAGTTGGTACAACGTGGCATTGCAACGGCCTCCGCGCAGAAATTACTGCAACTGCTGGAACAAACGCTTGCAATCTCGGATAATCAAACGCGCCTGGCTTTTTTGCGCGAGCAAATGCAGCGACCCTCAGCGCTGGCCGGCTTGGAAGATTTGCGCACGATTCTGGAGTTGTGCCGCGATACGGCTGCCGGTCCTCGCTTGGAAATCAACCCAAGCTTGGCGCGCGGTTTGTCCTATTACACTGGCGCAATTTTCGAAGTGGTTGTGCCCGGGGTTTCAGGTTCGCTGGGCGGCGGGGGACGCTATGACGGTCTGGTCGGCATGTTTGCCGGACAGGAGATTCCGGCATGCGGTTTTTCGCTGGGCTTGGAAAGAATCTTGTTGTTGCTGGATGAGCTGGGCAAATTCAAAGATGCGGCAAGCACGGTTCAAATCATGTTTGCGAACTTTGCTGAAACGCAGGCAGAAATTCTGGCGTTGGCGAATCGCCTCCGCAACGCCGGCGTCACCTGCGATGTTTATCCTGAACCGGCAGGCTTAAAGCAGCAATTCAATTACGCAGCAGCGCGGCAGGCGCAATACGTTGCCTTCTACGGCGAACGCGAGAAAGAAGCCGGGCAACTGCGCTTGAAACGCCAATCAGACGGTGTGGAGCTGAGTCTTGCGGCAACGAATTTGGAGAATGAATTGCAGAAGCTGGTATTGATCTAA
- a CDS encoding AAA family ATPase: MWLHAYHISLAQTGAARAETPGLDLNIEKLNRCMQQLGVEEWLIVPGAQSAAFYLASNEREPEHAALAPRVLEALRHVLNEFDAPPEGLLVQHSTQAVTHFFRAALGWQLNGQVEAQQAAALRKAFVAAQDSASAGVLLNRLYHRALWLSEKVRSETNFFEGATSLAPAILEVAGKIFGDLRERQVLIIGAVAEAITTAQALQQARLGKLFLLTNDARDEKQINKIFPLITTLSWDDNSKALPHVDLILLLSDYGPPLTDKKFVQKLMAQRQHAPLLLVDLAHEAGADRALGKMDNLFFFTRADLNRLLAQNLQSRVAVEQKVAGWIAQEAAHFFEWANSAERFHFGAMVGSSAPMQKVFELIARLARTDITVLIQGESGTGKELVARAIHDESPRARQPFVVVNCGAIPENLLESELFGHVRGAFTGALRDKKGLFEEAHGGTIFLDEISELPIALQVKLLRFLQEGEIKRVGSNNTTMLDVRVLAATNRNLLEMVEQGKFRSDLFYRLNVIQIDLPPLRERREDVLPLARFFLQKFAARLRKPGREFTAEALSKLKSHDWPGNVRELENAIERAVALSTEREIGLRELPEALHKTARSEAQRNGELTLEEVEKRHILATLAHCQGNFDEAARVLAIGRTTLWRKLKKYQESDEQAARENSSS; encoded by the coding sequence ATGTGGTTGCACGCTTATCACATCTCTTTAGCGCAAACCGGCGCGGCGCGGGCGGAAACCCCCGGTCTCGACCTCAACATTGAGAAGCTGAATCGCTGCATGCAGCAACTCGGTGTGGAGGAATGGTTGATCGTCCCGGGCGCGCAATCTGCGGCGTTTTATCTTGCGTCGAACGAACGCGAGCCTGAGCATGCCGCGCTTGCGCCGCGCGTGTTGGAGGCGTTGCGCCACGTGCTGAATGAGTTCGACGCGCCGCCGGAAGGCCTGCTCGTGCAGCACAGCACGCAAGCCGTGACGCATTTTTTTCGCGCGGCGCTCGGCTGGCAACTCAACGGCCAGGTCGAAGCGCAACAAGCCGCAGCTTTGCGCAAAGCCTTCGTGGCCGCGCAAGATTCTGCCAGCGCCGGCGTGTTATTGAACCGCTTGTATCATCGCGCGCTTTGGCTCTCTGAAAAAGTGCGCAGCGAGACGAACTTCTTCGAAGGCGCCACCTCGCTGGCGCCCGCGATTCTCGAAGTTGCTGGAAAAATTTTTGGGGACTTGCGCGAGCGCCAAGTGCTCATCATCGGCGCCGTTGCGGAGGCGATTACAACGGCGCAAGCGTTACAGCAAGCACGACTGGGCAAGCTGTTCTTGCTGACGAACGATGCCCGCGACGAAAAACAAATCAACAAGATTTTTCCGCTGATCACCACGCTTTCGTGGGACGATAATTCGAAAGCGCTGCCGCACGTTGATCTTATTCTTCTTTTATCGGATTATGGCCCGCCGCTGACCGATAAAAAATTCGTGCAAAAACTCATGGCGCAGCGCCAGCATGCGCCGTTGCTGCTGGTCGATCTTGCGCACGAGGCCGGCGCCGACCGCGCGCTGGGCAAGATGGACAACCTTTTTTTCTTCACGCGCGCTGATTTGAACCGGTTGCTCGCACAAAATCTGCAAAGCCGCGTGGCCGTGGAGCAGAAAGTTGCGGGGTGGATTGCCCAGGAAGCCGCACATTTTTTTGAATGGGCAAATTCCGCAGAACGGTTTCATTTCGGCGCCATGGTGGGCAGCAGCGCGCCGATGCAAAAAGTTTTCGAATTGATTGCGCGCCTGGCACGCACCGATATCACGGTGTTGATTCAAGGCGAGAGCGGCACCGGCAAAGAATTGGTGGCGCGCGCCATTCATGACGAAAGCCCGCGCGCGCGGCAGCCGTTCGTCGTCGTCAATTGCGGCGCAATTCCCGAAAATTTGCTGGAAAGCGAGCTGTTCGGCCATGTGCGCGGCGCATTTACCGGCGCGCTGCGCGACAAGAAAGGCCTGTTCGAAGAAGCGCACGGCGGCACGATTTTTCTGGATGAAATCAGCGAATTGCCGATAGCGTTGCAAGTCAAACTGCTGCGCTTCTTGCAAGAAGGCGAGATCAAGCGCGTGGGCAGCAACAACACCACGATGCTCGACGTGCGCGTGTTGGCCGCCACCAACCGCAATTTGCTGGAGATGGTCGAGCAGGGGAAATTTCGCAGCGATTTGTTTTACCGTTTGAATGTGATTCAAATCGATCTGCCGCCGCTGCGTGAGCGCCGGGAGGATGTTTTGCCGCTGGCGCGGTTCTTCTTGCAGAAATTCGCCGCACGCCTGCGCAAACCCGGCCGCGAGTTTACCGCGGAAGCTTTATCAAAGTTGAAGAGCCATGATTGGCCGGGGAATGTGCGCGAGTTGGAAAACGCCATCGAACGCGCGGTCGCGCTTTCCACGGAACGCGAAATCGGTTTGCGCGAGCTGCCTGAAGCGCTGCACAAAACTGCGCGCTCGGAGGCGCAGCGCAATGGGGAACTTACATTGGAAGAAGTCGAAAAGCGCCACATTCTCGCCACACTTGCGCATTGTCAGGGCAATTTTGACGAAGCGGCGCGGGTGCTTGCCATCGGCCGCACGACCCTCTGGCGCAAGCTCAAGAAGTATCAAGAATCCGATGAACAAGCCGCGCGCGAAAACAGTTCCTCGTGA
- a CDS encoding DUF2277 domain-containing protein produces the protein MCRNIKTLYNFAPPATDEEIHAAALQYVRKISGFNKPSQANEAAFEHAVTQVTLISKRLLESLITNASPRDREEEARKARERAKLRFG, from the coding sequence ATGTGCCGAAACATCAAAACGCTTTACAATTTTGCGCCGCCGGCGACAGATGAAGAGATTCACGCCGCAGCACTGCAGTATGTGCGCAAAATCAGCGGTTTCAACAAGCCCTCGCAGGCAAACGAAGCCGCATTCGAGCATGCTGTTACGCAAGTCACACTGATATCGAAAAGACTGCTGGAATCATTGATTACCAATGCGTCACCGCGAGATCGAGAAGAGGAAGCGCGTAAAGCCCGGGAACGCGCCAAGCTCAGGTTTGGTTAA
- a CDS encoding TRAP transporter substrate-binding protein, whose protein sequence is MNRLNRLNRRDFLKNASSATLAGGSALLLGCSSQPQQQAAGEAPAVHTRKTYEWKMVTTWPPHFPVMGEGAELIAQWIGEMSEGRMKIQVYGGGELVPAFESFEAVWQGAAEMSHGVSYYWTGKCPAAPFFSAVPFGMNAQQMNAWLYCGGGLALWEEAYAPFNLIPMPGGNTGVQMGGWFNKEINSIADVKGLKMRIPGLGGKVIDKAGGNGLSTPGSEIYTNLERGVIDATEWVGPYHDYLLGLHKIAKYYYYPGWHEPGPVLELAVNKTAFENLPKDLQAIIRAAAARANTWMLSEFEAKNNIYLQKLLHEERVTIKKFPDDVLNAFRQFSAEVIAEITTQDAMSKKVYESFEQFRKQMTSWAEISEKVYYSITG, encoded by the coding sequence ATGAATCGCCTCAATCGCCTCAATCGCCGTGACTTTCTCAAAAATGCTTCCTCTGCCACCCTTGCCGGCGGCAGTGCTCTGCTGCTGGGGTGCAGCTCGCAGCCGCAGCAACAAGCTGCGGGCGAAGCTCCGGCCGTGCACACGCGCAAAACATATGAATGGAAAATGGTAACCACCTGGCCGCCGCATTTTCCGGTAATGGGCGAAGGCGCGGAGTTGATTGCGCAATGGATCGGGGAGATGTCCGAGGGCCGGATGAAAATTCAAGTCTATGGCGGCGGTGAGCTGGTGCCGGCCTTTGAATCGTTTGAAGCGGTTTGGCAGGGCGCGGCGGAGATGAGTCATGGGGTGTCTTATTATTGGACCGGCAAGTGTCCGGCAGCGCCGTTTTTCTCGGCGGTGCCGTTCGGCATGAACGCGCAACAGATGAACGCCTGGCTTTATTGCGGCGGCGGGCTGGCGCTCTGGGAAGAAGCGTATGCGCCGTTCAATCTCATTCCCATGCCCGGCGGCAACACCGGCGTGCAAATGGGCGGCTGGTTCAACAAGGAAATCAATTCCATTGCCGATGTCAAAGGCTTGAAGATGCGCATTCCCGGCTTGGGCGGTAAAGTGATCGACAAAGCCGGCGGCAACGGCCTCTCAACCCCCGGCTCGGAAATTTATACCAACCTCGAACGCGGTGTGATCGATGCAACGGAATGGGTGGGACCTTATCATGATTATCTGCTCGGCCTGCACAAGATTGCAAAGTATTATTATTACCCCGGCTGGCATGAACCCGGACCCGTGCTGGAGCTGGCCGTGAACAAAACCGCCTTTGAAAATCTGCCCAAGGATTTGCAGGCGATTATTCGCGCGGCAGCCGCGCGCGCCAATACCTGGATGCTTTCGGAATTTGAGGCAAAGAACAACATCTATTTGCAAAAATTGCTGCACGAAGAACGTGTGACGATCAAAAAATTCCCGGACGATGTTTTGAACGCCTTTCGCCAATTTTCCGCCGAAGTCATCGCCGAAATCACCACGCAAGATGCAATGAGCAAGAAGGTGTATGAATCATTCGAACAATTTCGCAAACAAATGACGTCATGGGCGGAGATTTCGGAAAAGGTGTATTACTCGATTACGGGTTAA